A genomic stretch from Chryseobacterium sp. SNU WT5 includes:
- a CDS encoding DUF305 domain-containing protein, translating into MENSMDHSKSNVYTKFVLMLAASFVAMYITMYLNTYELDHVYFSMTRFYMVCLGISAMALIMFFFMRKMYQNKQKNLGIIVGSVGLFFAALGLVREQSPIVGDVLWMKGMIPHHSIAILTSERADIKDPEVKKLAESIISAQRKEIEEMKTMIKRLENEK; encoded by the coding sequence ATGGAAAATTCAATGGACCACTCAAAAAGTAACGTGTACACCAAATTTGTTTTAATGCTTGCGGCTTCATTTGTAGCGATGTACATTACCATGTATCTCAATACCTACGAACTGGATCATGTTTATTTCAGCATGACCAGATTTTATATGGTATGTCTTGGAATCTCTGCTATGGCTTTGATCATGTTCTTTTTTATGCGAAAAATGTATCAAAATAAGCAGAAAAACCTTGGAATAATAGTGGGAAGTGTAGGTTTGTTTTTCGCTGCACTCGGTTTGGTTCGTGAGCAAAGTCCTATCGTAGGTGATGTACTTTGGATGAAAGGAATGATTCCTCACCATTCGATTGCTATATTAACAAGTGAGCGAGCCGATATCAAAGATCCTGAAGTCAAAAAATTAGCCGAAAGCATCATTTCTGCGCAAAGAAAAGAAATAGAAGAAATGAAAACAATGATAAAAAGATTAGAGAATGAAAAATAA
- a CDS encoding DUF3347 domain-containing protein: MKNLKVSVVTVMLFAISFANAQQKSNMDHSKMKMNNGKMMSMKSDAKAEAILGDYFSLKDALVGDDSKKAATAGSKLAISLKAFSASKYSAADKKELADIIDDATEHAEHISKSPIDHQREHFKTLSKDISDLVAITGTKIKLYEQFCPMYQKGSTWLSKSNEVRNPFYGSKMLTCGKVQRTIQ; the protein is encoded by the coding sequence ATGAAAAATTTAAAAGTAAGTGTAGTTACAGTTATGTTATTTGCTATTTCTTTTGCAAACGCGCAACAGAAAAGCAATATGGATCACAGTAAAATGAAAATGAACAATGGTAAAATGATGTCTATGAAAAGCGATGCTAAAGCAGAAGCTATTTTGGGCGATTATTTTAGTTTAAAAGATGCTTTGGTAGGAGACGACAGCAAGAAAGCCGCGACTGCAGGTTCGAAACTTGCCATTTCATTAAAGGCTTTTAGTGCTTCAAAATATTCTGCAGCAGATAAAAAAGAATTGGCAGATATTATAGATGATGCTACAGAGCACGCCGAACATATTTCAAAAAGCCCGATCGATCATCAACGTGAGCATTTTAAAACATTAAGCAAAGATATCTCAGATCTGGTTGCAATTACTGGAACTAAAATAAAATTATACGAGCAGTTTTGCCCAATGTATCAAAAAGGAAGCACTTGGTTGAGTAAAAGTAACGAGGTTAGGAATCCATTTTATGGCAGCAAAATGCTGACATGTGGTAAAGTGCAGAGAACTATTCAATAA
- a CDS encoding site-specific integrase, producing the protein MEINYHSQFLLDKEKDSTTGKIRFRIKWDKNIIAFGVGHRAEFDKWSLETQRCKTNSTHGVKKIPASVINKKITDYELACERVFRNFIFENKTPDKKSVREQFNLEIGRKVVTEVEIEKTVFEIFDLFVKEESRINLWANTTFAKMKTFRKHLKTFDPKIDFKSIDEEKLLKYQYFLQEKLELQNSTTLKNFSFLRWFLTWATKKGYNSNTTFQHFRPKLKTVQKKIIFLTQEELKSVKNLKIPAKKKYLDRVRDVFLFQCFTGLRYSDVENLKRSDISENFIEIITVKTSDSLVIELNNHSKALLNKYKDAKFDNYKALPVISNQRMNEYLRELMELAKIDEPVRETYYKGNQRYDEVFPKYALMSSHAGRRTFICNALSLGIPPQVVMKWTGHSDYSAMKPYIDIADQTKINAMEKFNMM; encoded by the coding sequence ATGGAAATTAATTATCATTCTCAATTTTTGCTTGACAAAGAAAAAGACAGCACGACCGGAAAAATCCGATTTAGAATAAAATGGGATAAAAATATAATCGCTTTTGGAGTTGGTCACAGGGCAGAATTTGACAAATGGAGTTTAGAAACACAACGTTGTAAAACAAACTCTACACATGGTGTAAAGAAAATTCCGGCAAGTGTAATAAATAAAAAAATAACTGATTACGAATTAGCATGCGAACGTGTTTTTAGAAATTTCATTTTTGAAAACAAAACACCGGATAAAAAATCTGTAAGAGAGCAATTTAATTTAGAAATAGGTAGAAAAGTTGTGACAGAAGTTGAAATTGAGAAAACGGTGTTTGAAATTTTCGATTTATTTGTTAAAGAAGAATCAAGGATAAATCTTTGGGCAAACACAACTTTCGCAAAGATGAAAACATTTAGAAAACACCTTAAAACATTCGACCCAAAAATAGATTTCAAGAGCATAGATGAAGAGAAACTATTAAAATATCAATACTTCCTACAGGAAAAATTAGAACTTCAAAACTCAACTACATTAAAAAACTTTTCCTTTCTTCGATGGTTTTTAACGTGGGCGACTAAAAAAGGTTACAACTCAAATACGACTTTCCAACATTTTAGACCAAAACTAAAAACTGTTCAAAAGAAGATTATATTTCTTACTCAAGAAGAATTAAAGAGTGTGAAAAATTTAAAGATTCCAGCGAAAAAGAAATATTTAGATAGAGTTCGTGATGTTTTCCTTTTTCAATGTTTTACAGGTTTGCGATATTCTGACGTAGAAAATCTCAAACGTAGTGATATTAGTGAAAATTTTATCGAAATCATTACTGTTAAAACATCTGATAGTTTAGTCATTGAATTGAATAATCACAGCAAAGCACTCTTAAATAAATACAAGGATGCAAAGTTTGATAACTATAAAGCACTGCCAGTAATTAGCAATCAAAGAATGAATGAATATCTACGAGAATTAATGGAATTAGCAAAAATTGATGAACCTGTAAGAGAAACTTACTATAAGGGAAATCAGAGATATGATGAAGTTTTTCCAAAGTATGCACTCATGAGTTCTCATGCCGGTAGAAGAACATTTATTTGCAATGCATTATCTCTTGGAATTCCACCACAGGTTGTCATGAAATGGACAGGTCACAGCGATTATTCCGCAATGAAACCTTATATCGATATTGCAGATCAAACGAAAATTAATGCGATGGAAAAGTTTAATATGATGTGA
- a CDS encoding PA2169 family four-helix-bundle protein — MENGKTIDVLNNLLQIINDRIEGFKDVNVEMIESHSNLKEEYDCMVQNSYKMRTELSALIEERGGDLKNTTTIAGGLHRAWIDVKNSFTFDKSESTLQNVIFGEDAAVKAYEKALDSGDLCAESSKIVQDQLQELKSSYHKFVSMEEEL, encoded by the coding sequence ATGGAAAATGGTAAAACAATAGATGTTCTAAACAATCTTTTACAAATCATAAATGACAGAATTGAAGGATTTAAAGATGTGAATGTAGAAATGATTGAATCTCATTCCAATCTAAAAGAAGAGTATGATTGTATGGTGCAGAATTCTTATAAAATGAGAACAGAACTTTCAGCCCTCATTGAAGAACGAGGTGGAGATCTAAAAAACACCACTACAATTGCAGGAGGATTGCACCGAGCGTGGATAGATGTGAAAAACTCCTTTACTTTTGACAAAAGTGAATCTACGTTGCAGAATGTGATTTTCGGAGAAGACGCCGCAGTTAAAGCATACGAAAAAGCATTAGATAGTGGTGACCTTTGTGCAGAAAGCAGCAAAATCGTTCAGGACCAACTACAGGAATTGAAATCTTCATACCATAAATTCGTTAGTATGGAGGAGGAATTGTAG
- the recA gene encoding recombinase RecA translates to MSSIEDKKKALALVLEKLDKTYGKGTVMTLGDASVDNTIEVIPSGSLGVDLALGVGGYPRGRVIEIYGPESSGKTTLTLHAIAEAQKLGGIAAFIDAEHAFDRGYAAKLGIKLEDLIISQPDNGEQALEIADNLIRSGAVDIVVIDSVAALTPKAEIEGEMGDSKMGLHARLMSQALRKLTGTISKTKCTVIFINQLREKIGVMFGNPETTTGGNALKFYASVRIDIRKASAPIKTGDEAVGSRVKVKIVKNKVAPPFKMAEFDIMYGEGISKTGEILDAAVDMGIVKKSGSWFSYAETKLGQGRDAVRDMLKDNPELSDELEGKIREEIISRKS, encoded by the coding sequence ATGAGCAGTATCGAAGATAAGAAAAAAGCACTGGCTTTGGTGCTTGAGAAACTAGATAAAACCTACGGGAAAGGAACCGTAATGACTTTAGGCGACGCATCTGTGGACAATACTATTGAGGTAATTCCTTCTGGATCGTTAGGAGTTGATTTGGCCTTAGGTGTAGGTGGTTATCCAAGAGGAAGAGTCATAGAGATTTATGGACCGGAATCTTCAGGTAAAACAACTTTAACATTGCACGCAATTGCAGAAGCTCAAAAATTGGGTGGTATTGCCGCTTTTATTGATGCAGAACATGCTTTCGATCGTGGTTATGCTGCTAAGCTAGGTATCAAGCTGGAGGATTTAATTATTTCCCAACCTGATAATGGAGAGCAGGCATTAGAAATCGCAGATAACTTAATTCGTTCGGGAGCCGTAGATATCGTAGTAATTGATTCAGTTGCAGCCTTAACACCAAAAGCAGAGATCGAGGGTGAAATGGGAGACTCTAAAATGGGACTTCATGCTAGGCTAATGTCACAAGCTCTAAGAAAATTAACAGGAACAATTTCTAAAACGAAGTGTACTGTGATCTTCATTAACCAGTTAAGAGAGAAAATTGGAGTTATGTTCGGAAACCCCGAAACAACTACCGGAGGAAATGCATTGAAGTTTTACGCGTCTGTAAGGATTGATATCAGAAAAGCCAGCGCACCGATTAAAACAGGAGATGAGGCTGTGGGAAGTCGTGTTAAAGTGAAGATTGTGAAAAACAAAGTAGCACCTCCATTTAAAATGGCCGAATTTGATATCATGTACGGGGAAGGAATTTCTAAAACCGGTGAGATTTTGGATGCGGCGGTTGATATGGGAATCGTGAAGAAAAGTGGTTCTTGGTTTAGTTATGCCGAAACAAAATTAGGTCAGGGTCGTGATGCCGTAAGAGATATGTTGAAAGACAATCCAGAACTTTCTGATGAATTGGAAGGTAAGATTAGAGAAGAAATTATCAGTAGAAAAAGCTAG
- a CDS encoding heme-binding domain-containing protein — protein MKIFKIIAVVLFIVFVGIQFLPKQINKSQTISKADFLVANKVPANIKNKLLTSCYDCHSNNTNYPWYSKIQPVAKFLENHVIDGKKELNFSEWDSLSVRRRKSKLKAIASQIQDDEMPLSSYTIIHKDAKFTKAEKQEMIQWMTQKRDSL, from the coding sequence ATGAAAATTTTCAAGATCATAGCAGTCGTTTTATTTATCGTATTTGTTGGGATACAATTTCTGCCAAAACAAATTAATAAAAGTCAGACCATTTCAAAAGCCGATTTTCTGGTGGCTAATAAGGTTCCGGCAAATATTAAAAATAAGTTGCTGACCTCGTGCTATGATTGCCACAGTAATAATACCAATTATCCATGGTACAGCAAGATTCAGCCGGTTGCAAAGTTTTTGGAAAACCATGTTATTGATGGAAAAAAAGAACTGAATTTTAGTGAATGGGATTCCTTATCTGTAAGGCGGAGAAAAAGCAAATTGAAAGCGATAGCCAGTCAGATACAAGATGACGAAATGCCTTTGAGCTCCTACACCATCATACATAAGGATGCAAAATTTACAAAAGCTGAAAAGCAGGAAATGATACAATGGATGACACAAAAAAGAGACAGTTTATAA
- a CDS encoding DUF3347 domain-containing protein, with translation MTNLKITATIATAVILSFTAFSCNENKSSKETTMDNTMMKSGEMSTTDAQSTSAKQIVADYITIKDALVATNKDEAAKAGLAMETALNNFDMSTYTEQQQKTLKDIIVDAKEHAEHISMSEIEHQREHFKALSKDVTDMIAITGADSKVYEMSCPMYDGGSNWLSSSKEVQNPYYGEKMIDCGKMEKELN, from the coding sequence ATGACAAATTTAAAAATTACAGCAACAATTGCAACAGCAGTTATATTAAGTTTTACTGCCTTTTCCTGCAATGAAAATAAATCTTCAAAGGAAACCACGATGGACAACACCATGATGAAATCTGGCGAAATGTCAACAACTGATGCGCAATCTACAAGCGCAAAACAGATCGTAGCAGATTATATAACAATTAAAGACGCTTTGGTAGCAACAAATAAAGACGAAGCCGCAAAAGCAGGACTTGCAATGGAAACAGCATTGAATAATTTTGATATGAGCACTTACACAGAGCAACAGCAAAAAACATTGAAAGATATTATTGTAGATGCAAAAGAACACGCAGAACATATTTCTATGAGTGAAATTGAACACCAACGGGAGCATTTCAAAGCATTGTCAAAAGACGTAACAGACATGATCGCAATTACAGGCGCAGATTCCAAAGTTTATGAAATGTCCTGTCCCATGTATGATGGCGGAAGCAACTGGTTAAGTTCAAGCAAAGAGGTGCAAAATCCTTATTATGGTGAGAAAATGATTGATTGTGGAAAAATGGAAAAGGAATTGAACTAA
- a CDS encoding multicopper oxidase domain-containing protein: MHMQKKETTKEDGKISFGGKTVRYDLYVKDTLVNFTGKPARAIAINGKLMAPTLYFTEGDTAEIYLHNQLKENTGIHWHGVILPNEMDGVPYLTTKEVKPGETHLYKFRISQNGTYWYHSHEGTQEQIGMNGILVFNKRDTQPGKKFAADIPVILGEWTDENPKQIMRRLHMDRGDYWAIKKGTVQSYSEAIGKGHFGTKLLNEWKRMEAMDVSDVYYDNFLINGQISSNYKNLKAGDKVRLRVANGASSSYFWLNYGGGKITVIGTDGNEVEPVEVDRLIIGVSESYDIEVTVPENKSFEFRATSEDRQGFASLYLGDGAKVEAPNLPKLNLFEGMKMMNGMMKMNGDMKPMTMTMGNQVMDMNEVMYPELSESQRMKTMQHMMEMMGTKSDMKMEGGNMEMDHSKMDMKSDMKMNDGKMEMDHSKMDMKSDMKMNDGKMEMDHSKMDMKSDMKMDDDKMNMDHSNDDMGSSEEKTIKRLNYNMLKSPFKTILPNDNVKDLKFTLEGNMRNYLWTLDNKTVAESDKILIKKGEVVRITMYNNSMMRHPMHLHGHDFRVINAKGEYAPLKNVIDIAPMETVTIEFAANQDGDWFFHCHILYHMMSGMGRVFSYENSAPNPQLPDKEASYKQFISKNRMINTTAMLDVASNKFHFENMTMLGARWLNVNELHSNYDFTHYEGSVKVGRFLGKYQWAMPYVGFRSNKTHDMAKSWFGQNVMPQNQNVAIAGVRYLLPFLVMADANIDHNGKVRLELGREGIPISPRIRGNFAVNSDKEFDFGLKYIVQKWVSVSTNYDSEYGFGAGLTFMY; this comes from the coding sequence ATGCACATGCAGAAAAAAGAGACTACAAAAGAAGATGGCAAAATTTCTTTTGGCGGAAAAACAGTTCGGTATGATCTGTATGTAAAAGACACGCTCGTAAATTTCACCGGAAAACCAGCCAGAGCAATTGCCATCAATGGCAAATTAATGGCGCCAACTTTATATTTTACAGAAGGTGATACGGCCGAAATTTACCTTCACAATCAATTGAAAGAAAATACAGGTATTCACTGGCACGGCGTAATTCTTCCCAATGAAATGGATGGTGTTCCTTACCTAACTACTAAAGAAGTGAAACCTGGTGAAACGCATCTTTACAAATTCCGTATTTCTCAAAATGGTACTTATTGGTATCATTCACATGAGGGAACTCAGGAACAGATCGGGATGAATGGTATTTTGGTTTTTAATAAAAGAGATACTCAGCCAGGTAAAAAGTTCGCGGCAGACATTCCAGTGATTTTGGGAGAGTGGACCGATGAAAATCCGAAACAGATCATGCGAAGATTGCACATGGATCGTGGAGATTATTGGGCCATCAAAAAAGGTACTGTTCAAAGTTATTCTGAAGCTATCGGAAAAGGACATTTCGGCACCAAACTTTTGAATGAATGGAAAAGAATGGAAGCCATGGACGTGAGTGACGTTTATTACGATAATTTCCTAATTAATGGACAAATTTCGTCTAACTACAAAAATTTGAAAGCCGGAGATAAAGTGAGGCTTCGAGTAGCAAATGGTGCATCTTCCTCTTATTTTTGGCTGAATTATGGCGGTGGAAAAATCACCGTTATTGGAACTGATGGCAATGAAGTAGAGCCCGTAGAAGTAGATCGTTTAATTATAGGCGTTTCCGAATCTTATGATATAGAAGTTACTGTTCCGGAAAATAAAAGTTTTGAATTTCGTGCAACCTCGGAAGACCGACAAGGGTTTGCCTCACTTTATTTGGGAGACGGGGCAAAAGTGGAAGCACCAAACTTACCGAAACTGAATCTGTTTGAAGGTATGAAAATGATGAACGGCATGATGAAAATGAACGGCGACATGAAGCCAATGACCATGACGATGGGTAATCAGGTGATGGATATGAATGAAGTAATGTATCCGGAATTGTCAGAAAGCCAGCGCATGAAAACCATGCAACATATGATGGAAATGATGGGAACGAAATCTGACATGAAGATGGAAGGTGGCAATATGGAAATGGATCACAGCAAAATGGACATGAAATCTGACATGAAAATGAATGATGGAAAAATGGAAATGGATCACAGCAAAATGGATATGAAATCTGACATGAAAATGAACGATGGAAAAATGGAAATGGATCACAGCAAAATGGACATGAAATCTGACATGAAAATGGATGATGATAAAATGAACATGGATCACAGCAACGATGACATGGGATCTTCAGAAGAAAAAACCATCAAGCGTCTTAACTATAATATGTTAAAATCTCCCTTCAAAACTATTTTGCCCAATGATAATGTAAAGGATTTGAAGTTTACTTTGGAAGGTAACATGCGTAATTATCTCTGGACATTAGATAATAAAACGGTGGCTGAAAGTGATAAAATTTTAATTAAAAAAGGTGAAGTAGTGAGAATTACCATGTACAATAATTCCATGATGCGCCATCCGATGCATCTTCACGGTCATGATTTCCGTGTAATTAACGCTAAAGGGGAATATGCACCTTTAAAAAATGTAATTGACATTGCACCGATGGAAACTGTGACGATAGAATTTGCCGCGAATCAAGATGGAGACTGGTTTTTCCACTGTCATATTTTATATCACATGATGAGTGGAATGGGAAGAGTTTTCAGTTATGAAAATTCAGCTCCAAACCCACAATTACCGGATAAAGAAGCTTCTTACAAACAGTTTATAAGCAAGAATCGAATGATCAATACTACAGCAATGTTGGATGTAGCGTCTAATAAATTTCATTTTGAAAACATGACGATGCTAGGAGCAAGATGGTTGAATGTGAATGAATTACATAGTAATTACGATTTTACACATTACGAAGGGAGTGTAAAAGTGGGTAGGTTTTTAGGAAAATACCAGTGGGCAATGCCTTACGTAGGATTCAGAAGTAATAAAACACACGATATGGCAAAAAGCTGGTTTGGGCAAAATGTAATGCCGCAAAATCAAAATGTCGCCATAGCCGGAGTTAGATATCTACTTCCATTCTTAGTGATGGCCGATGCAAATATAGACCATAATGGAAAAGTACGTTTGGAATTAGGCAGGGAAGGAATTCCAATTTCACCCAGAATTCGCGGTAATTTTGCCGTTAATTCAGATAAAGAATTCGATTTTGGATTAAAATATATCGTTCAAAAATGGGTTTCCGTTTCTACCAATTACGACAGTGAATATGGATTTGGAGCTGGTTTAACCTTTATGTATTAA
- a CDS encoding phosphatidylserine decarboxylase, which translates to MKFKNPKKKWIIIWFILALIFIIAIYPVPPQNPIKYVERENGQIKIEKVYGEEWLNWLYHNPIGEATLWTIAKRKIVSSVYGDMQEKPASAEKIQPFIKDYGVDMSVAQRQNFKSFNDFFIRKLKPEARPIAGDSLTVSSPSDGKILAYTNINNSDFYIKGIRFNVLSFLNNTELAKKYENGAMIVFRLAPPDYHRYHFPVSGITASSNIKIDGDYYSVSPLALREKTEIFWLNKREYGVIKSSIFGDVVMVEVGATMVGSMIQTYTGTTVKKGEEKGYFKFGGSTVVLLFEKDKIKIDNDLLINTSKGLETTIKMGEKIAVKK; encoded by the coding sequence ATGAAATTTAAAAACCCAAAGAAAAAATGGATCATCATCTGGTTTATTTTAGCCCTTATTTTTATTATCGCAATTTATCCAGTTCCGCCCCAGAATCCTATTAAATATGTGGAGCGAGAAAACGGACAGATTAAAATTGAAAAGGTTTACGGCGAAGAATGGTTGAATTGGTTGTATCATAATCCTATCGGTGAAGCGACTTTATGGACTATTGCAAAACGAAAAATAGTAAGTTCGGTGTATGGAGACATGCAGGAAAAGCCAGCATCAGCGGAAAAAATTCAACCTTTTATAAAAGATTATGGAGTGGATATGAGTGTTGCCCAAAGGCAAAATTTTAAAAGTTTTAATGATTTTTTTATCCGGAAACTTAAACCAGAGGCTAGACCAATTGCTGGCGATTCACTAACCGTATCTTCGCCCTCAGACGGAAAAATTTTGGCTTACACCAACATTAACAATTCAGATTTTTATATCAAAGGAATAAGATTTAATGTTCTTTCTTTTTTAAATAATACAGAGTTAGCGAAAAAATATGAAAACGGAGCGATGATCGTTTTTCGTCTCGCGCCGCCGGATTATCACCGCTATCATTTTCCAGTAAGTGGAATTACGGCAAGTTCAAATATTAAAATTGACGGTGATTACTACTCCGTAAGTCCTTTGGCTCTTCGCGAAAAGACAGAAATCTTCTGGCTGAACAAACGGGAATATGGCGTTATAAAAAGTTCGATTTTCGGTGATGTTGTTATGGTAGAAGTTGGAGCAACAATGGTTGGAAGTATGATTCAAACTTACACAGGCACAACTGTGAAAAAAGGCGAAGAAAAAGGCTATTTCAAATTTGGTGGCTCTACTGTGGTATTGCTGTTTGAGAAAGACAAAATTAAAATCGATAACGATTTATTGATTAATACCTCGAAAGGTCTTGAAACGACTATAAAAATGGGAGAAAAAATTGCAGTAAAAAAGTAA
- a CDS encoding heavy metal translocating P-type ATPase, translating to MKHTYHIHGMSCDGCRKHVEETLSQVEGVSKVTVDLAKEEAVIETTEHLHIEKYQEALKQDGGTYSIHNINDLPKKDAVFTSVKKEKGNGTFYCPMHCEGEKTYDKAGDCPVCGMDLVEEQKLSSSNTEQWTCPMHPEIIRDEPGACPICGMDLVPMEPDISAEEKTYKKLLTKLWLASIFTLPIFLMAMSEMIPNNPLYKLMEQKYWNWVQFALSIPVVFYATWMFFERAYKSIKTWNLNMFTLIGIGAGAAFLFSVFGMFFPDIFPEQFKSHTGAVHVYFEAATVILTLVLLGQVLEARAHSKTNSAVKELLKLAPNRAIRVKDGIEEEVTIEQIVIGDILRVKPGEKIPVDGAITEGETSVDESMITGEPIPVTKSIDDKVSSGTINGNQSFLMKAEKVGSDTLLSQIVEMVNNASRSRAPIQKLADTVSGYFVPIVVLVSIITFIIWAVFGPQPVYVYAFVNAIAVLIIACPCALGLATPMSVMVGVGKGAQNGVLIKNAEALEKMDKVDTLIIDKTGTITEGKPTVEKIGVFGDNFTEKEVLQFIVSLNKMSEHPLADATVKYGKEQNTEIITAENFSAVTGKGVEGKVNGKKVDLGNAKMMEYAKAEITSEMETEAQTFQKQGKTVSYLSVDGKVAGYVVIGDKIKPTSAKAIKELMEKGIDVIMLTGDNHDTAQAVAKELNLVHFKAGMLPENKLQEVEKLQKNGKIVAMAGDGINDAPALAKSDVGIAMGTGTDVAIESAMITLVQGDLHGIVKARNLSDAVMKNIKQNLFFALGYNILGIPIAAGVLFPVFGILLSPMIAALAMSFSSVSVIGNSLRLKNIKI from the coding sequence ATGAAACATACTTACCACATACACGGGATGAGCTGCGATGGTTGTCGGAAACACGTAGAAGAAACACTTTCACAAGTAGAAGGTGTTTCAAAAGTTACCGTTGATCTGGCAAAAGAGGAAGCGGTTATTGAAACAACCGAGCATCTTCACATCGAAAAATATCAGGAAGCCTTAAAACAAGACGGTGGAACGTACAGCATTCATAATATAAATGACCTGCCAAAAAAGGATGCGGTTTTTACCTCAGTCAAAAAAGAAAAAGGCAACGGAACTTTCTACTGCCCAATGCACTGCGAAGGCGAGAAAACCTACGACAAAGCGGGTGATTGTCCGGTCTGCGGAATGGATTTGGTTGAAGAACAAAAATTAAGCAGTTCGAATACGGAACAATGGACTTGTCCAATGCATCCCGAAATTATCAGAGATGAACCGGGAGCTTGTCCGATATGTGGAATGGATCTGGTGCCGATGGAACCTGATATTTCAGCGGAAGAAAAGACCTATAAAAAATTACTAACAAAATTATGGCTTGCCAGTATTTTTACTTTACCCATTTTTTTAATGGCAATGAGTGAAATGATTCCAAACAATCCTTTGTACAAGTTGATGGAGCAAAAATACTGGAATTGGGTTCAGTTTGCTCTGTCCATTCCAGTTGTATTTTATGCGACGTGGATGTTTTTTGAGCGTGCCTATAAAAGTATTAAAACCTGGAATCTTAACATGTTTACATTGATAGGAATTGGCGCTGGAGCCGCTTTCCTTTTTAGTGTTTTTGGAATGTTTTTTCCGGATATTTTCCCAGAACAATTTAAATCGCATACTGGAGCAGTTCACGTTTATTTTGAAGCTGCGACAGTGATTTTGACTTTAGTCTTATTGGGACAGGTATTGGAAGCCAGAGCGCACAGCAAAACCAATTCCGCGGTTAAAGAATTATTAAAACTCGCACCAAACCGAGCGATCAGAGTTAAAGACGGCATTGAAGAAGAAGTAACAATCGAACAGATAGTGATCGGTGACATCCTGCGTGTAAAACCTGGCGAAAAAATTCCCGTGGATGGTGCCATTACAGAGGGTGAAACTTCGGTGGATGAATCGATGATCACCGGTGAACCAATTCCTGTAACCAAATCCATAGACGATAAAGTAAGCAGCGGAACCATTAACGGTAACCAATCCTTTTTAATGAAAGCCGAAAAAGTAGGATCAGATACGTTGCTCTCGCAAATTGTGGAAATGGTGAATAACGCCAGTCGCAGTCGGGCACCGATTCAAAAGTTAGCCGATACCGTTTCAGGTTATTTTGTGCCGATTGTCGTGCTTGTTTCAATTATTACCTTCATTATTTGGGCAGTTTTTGGACCACAACCGGTATATGTTTATGCGTTCGTAAATGCAATTGCAGTTTTGATCATTGCCTGTCCATGTGCATTAGGATTAGCCACACCAATGTCTGTCATGGTCGGTGTTGGAAAAGGTGCACAAAATGGAGTGCTTATTAAAAATGCCGAAGCTTTAGAAAAAATGGATAAGGTAGATACTTTGATCATCGATAAAACAGGAACGATTACAGAGGGAAAACCAACCGTTGAAAAAATTGGAGTTTTCGGAGATAACTTTACAGAAAAAGAAGTTTTACAATTCATCGTTTCTTTAAATAAGATGAGCGAACATCCCTTGGCAGATGCAACTGTAAAATATGGAAAAGAACAAAATACAGAAATTATAACTGCTGAAAATTTCAGCGCAGTCACAGGAAAAGGTGTTGAAGGAAAGGTCAACGGCAAGAAAGTCGATTTAGGGAATGCTAAAATGATGGAATATGCCAAGGCTGAAATTACCTCTGAAATGGAAACAGAAGCCCAAACTTTTCAGAAGCAGGGAAAAACAGTTTCATACTTATCTGTCGATGGAAAAGTTGCGGGATATGTGGTTATCGGAGACAAAATAAAACCGACCAGTGCAAAAGCAATTAAAGAATTAATGGAAAAAGGCATTGACGTGATCATGCTCACAGGAGATAACCATGATACTGCACAAGCGGTCGCGAAAGAACTCAATCTTGTCCATTTTAAAGCTGGAATGCTACCTGAAAATAAACTGCAGGAAGTAGAGAAACTTCAGAAAAACGGAAAGATCGTAGCAATGGCTGGAGACGGAATTAATGATGCACCTGCCTTGGCAAAAAGTGATGTTGGAATCGCGATGGGAACCGGAACTGATGTTGCCATTGAAAGTGCAATGATCACTTTGGTGCAAGGCGATTTGCACGGAATTGTAAAAGCAAGAAATTTAAGCGACGCTGTGATGAAGAATATCAAACAAAACTTATTTTTTGCTTTAGGTTATAATATACTAGGAATTCCAATTGCAGCGGGAGTTTTGTTTCCAGTTTTCGGAATCCTTTTATCTCCGATGATTGCAGCGCTGGCAATGAGTTTCAGTTCCGTATCAGTGATCGGTAATTCACTACGTTTAAAAAACATTAAAATTTAA